The following proteins are co-located in the Dyadobacter chenwenxiniae genome:
- a CDS encoding efflux RND transporter permease subunit codes for MFNQFIRRPVFAIVISIMIVFIGILAIEKLPISQFPDIAPTTVNIFIAYPGASADVLVKSTLITLEQAINGVQDMRYIATDATSAGEATLRIIFEPGTDPNVAVIRVKTRVDQVMPLLPELVQREGVIISPVQPSMLMYVNLYSKDKSIDEKFLFNYATVKMIPEIQRTKGIARAQILGSRRYAMRLWLNPERMRAYNISTVEVMKAVGEQSIVGRPGRIGQSSGIAAQSLEYVLTYKGRYDKPEEYENIIVRANAQGESVHLRDIAKVELGSEFFDIYSNLDGHPSAAIVLRQNYGSNASDVIEEVKKKLDVMKQSFPPGVDYKISYDVSQFLDASIEQVIDTLRDAFILVALVVFIFLGDWRSTLIPILAVPVSLIGAFFVIQAFGLSINLITLFALVLAIGIVVDDAIVVVEAVHAKFEEEPGISPFNAVKKVLGEISGAIIAITAVMVSVFLPISFMSGPVGTFYRQFSITMASSIVISALIALTLTPVLCAMLLQNHHGHPKKKNFLTKALDGFNRTFDKLTGRYVSLLKRIVSRRVVTWVVLLGFCAGIVFVNKILPAGFIPNEDQSTIYAIIQTPPGSTLEKTNEVSRRLQKICEEVEGIESVSSLAGYEIMTEGRGSNAGTCLINLKPWHDRKQNVKEIMEELEAETRGLGAVVEFFEPPAIPGFGTSGGFSMRLLDKTSDTDYAEFDKINKKFMEDLAKRPELTGLFTFFAANYPQYELQIDNQLAMQKGVSIGKAMDNLNIMIGSTYEQGFTRFNQFFKVYVQSDPSFRRLPSDLLKLFVKNDAGEMVPYSSFMTLKKGQGPNEITRFNLYNSAAIQGLPAKGYTTADAIQAIREVAAKTLPQGYDIAFEGLSYDESIRGNESLVVFAIVLAFVYFVLAAQYESFIIPFAVVLSLPVGVFGSFLLLKLMGLENNIYAQIGLIMLVGLLGKNAVLIVEFAVQKRQQGETILNAAIEGARVRFRPILMTSFAFVAGLIPLIIATGAGAIGNRTIGASAMGGMLFGTIFGVIIIPGLYYIFGTLADGRKMIKDEEDGSLTEQFVHAVDIFPHTQETQNDEQ; via the coding sequence ATGTTTAATCAATTCATAAGAAGACCTGTATTTGCAATCGTGATCTCGATCATGATCGTATTTATAGGCATCCTGGCGATTGAGAAATTACCCATTTCCCAATTCCCGGACATTGCCCCTACAACAGTCAACATCTTCATCGCCTATCCCGGTGCGAGTGCCGATGTATTGGTAAAATCAACATTGATCACCCTTGAACAGGCCATTAACGGGGTTCAGGACATGCGGTACATTGCTACCGATGCAACGAGTGCGGGGGAGGCGACGCTCAGGATCATCTTCGAGCCCGGCACCGACCCGAACGTGGCCGTTATCCGGGTAAAGACAAGGGTGGATCAGGTAATGCCACTTTTACCGGAACTGGTTCAGCGTGAAGGGGTTATCATTTCGCCCGTTCAGCCCAGTATGTTAATGTATGTCAACCTTTATTCAAAAGATAAAAGCATTGACGAGAAATTCCTGTTCAACTACGCAACAGTAAAAATGATCCCCGAAATCCAGCGGACAAAAGGGATTGCAAGAGCACAAATATTAGGTTCCCGCAGATATGCCATGCGTCTCTGGCTGAATCCGGAACGTATGCGTGCCTATAACATTTCGACCGTAGAAGTTATGAAGGCGGTGGGCGAGCAGAGTATCGTAGGTCGTCCAGGACGTATCGGACAGAGCTCCGGTATCGCAGCCCAGTCGCTTGAATATGTGCTTACTTACAAAGGCCGTTACGACAAGCCGGAAGAATACGAAAATATCATTGTCCGGGCCAATGCACAGGGTGAAAGCGTTCACTTGCGTGACATTGCCAAAGTGGAACTTGGTTCCGAATTCTTCGATATTTATTCTAACCTCGACGGCCATCCTTCGGCTGCGATTGTATTGCGTCAGAATTACGGAAGTAATGCCAGCGACGTAATTGAAGAGGTGAAAAAGAAGCTAGACGTGATGAAACAATCCTTTCCTCCGGGTGTGGATTACAAGATCAGCTATGACGTTTCGCAGTTTTTGGACGCCTCTATTGAGCAGGTTATTGACACATTGCGCGATGCATTTATCCTGGTTGCCCTGGTGGTGTTCATATTTCTTGGCGATTGGCGCTCTACTTTGATTCCGATCCTGGCGGTGCCGGTTTCGCTCATCGGGGCATTCTTTGTCATACAGGCATTCGGGCTCTCGATCAACCTGATCACGCTTTTTGCGCTTGTACTTGCGATTGGGATTGTGGTCGATGACGCGATTGTCGTCGTCGAGGCCGTCCATGCGAAGTTTGAGGAAGAGCCGGGGATATCGCCTTTTAATGCAGTGAAAAAAGTGCTTGGCGAGATCAGCGGTGCGATCATTGCGATCACAGCGGTGATGGTTTCGGTATTTCTTCCGATCTCTTTCATGTCCGGTCCGGTCGGAACATTCTACCGCCAGTTCTCGATCACTATGGCTAGTTCTATCGTGATCTCGGCGCTTATTGCTCTTACGCTTACGCCGGTTTTGTGCGCAATGCTGCTTCAAAATCACCACGGCCATCCGAAAAAGAAAAACTTCCTTACCAAAGCGCTCGACGGTTTCAACAGGACATTTGATAAGCTCACGGGAAGATATGTAAGCCTGCTGAAACGCATTGTCAGCCGCAGGGTTGTGACCTGGGTTGTATTACTGGGATTCTGTGCGGGAATTGTGTTTGTAAATAAAATTTTACCCGCAGGTTTTATTCCAAACGAAGACCAAAGCACGATCTACGCCATTATCCAGACGCCTCCGGGATCTACGCTGGAAAAAACCAATGAGGTTTCGCGCCGTCTTCAAAAGATATGCGAAGAAGTGGAAGGAATCGAGTCGGTTTCGTCACTGGCAGGTTATGAGATCATGACAGAAGGCCGTGGTTCCAATGCCGGAACGTGTTTGATCAACCTGAAACCATGGCACGACCGCAAGCAGAATGTGAAAGAAATCATGGAAGAACTGGAAGCCGAAACAAGAGGCCTCGGTGCGGTCGTTGAATTCTTCGAGCCACCGGCAATTCCTGGTTTTGGTACATCCGGCGGTTTCTCCATGCGTCTTTTGGATAAAACATCTGACACCGACTACGCGGAATTTGACAAGATCAATAAAAAATTCATGGAGGATCTGGCGAAACGTCCTGAGCTTACGGGCTTGTTCACCTTCTTCGCAGCGAACTATCCACAGTATGAATTGCAAATTGATAACCAGCTTGCGATGCAAAAAGGCGTGTCGATCGGAAAAGCGATGGACAACCTGAACATTATGATCGGTAGCACATACGAGCAGGGCTTTACGAGGTTCAACCAGTTCTTTAAAGTGTATGTACAGTCTGACCCGAGTTTCAGACGGCTTCCCTCCGATCTTTTGAAATTGTTTGTAAAAAATGACGCAGGCGAAATGGTGCCTTACTCGTCCTTTATGACATTGAAAAAAGGTCAGGGCCCGAACGAGATCACGCGTTTCAACCTGTACAATTCAGCGGCGATCCAGGGTCTTCCGGCCAAAGGTTACACCACTGCCGATGCCATTCAGGCGATCCGCGAAGTGGCCGCCAAAACATTGCCGCAAGGTTATGACATCGCTTTTGAAGGTCTTTCTTATGACGAGTCGATCCGTGGAAACGAGTCGCTGGTTGTATTTGCGATCGTATTGGCCTTTGTTTATTTCGTACTGGCAGCGCAGTATGAGAGCTTCATCATTCCGTTTGCGGTTGTGCTATCACTTCCGGTTGGGGTGTTTGGTTCATTCCTTCTGCTCAAATTAATGGGCCTGGAAAACAACATTTACGCACAGATCGGTTTGATTATGCTCGTCGGGCTGCTGGGTAAAAACGCCGTGTTGATCGTGGAGTTTGCCGTCCAGAAGCGGCAGCAGGGAGAAACAATCCTCAATGCGGCTATCGAAGGCGCCAGGGTCCGTTTCCGTCCTATTTTGATGACGTCGTTCGCATTCGTTGCCGGTTTGATCCCCCTGATCATTGCCACAGGCGCCGGAGCCATTGGTAACCGAACAATTGGTGCATCTGCGATGGGCGGAATGCTCTTCGGAACCATTTTCGGGGTCATTATTATCCCTGGATTGTACTACATATTTGGTACACTGGCCGACGGCAGAAAAATGATCAAAGATGAAGAGGACGGCTCGTTGACCGAACAATTCGTTCACGCAGTCGACATATTCCCTCACACTCAAGAAACTCAAAATGATGAGCAATAA
- a CDS encoding efflux RND transporter periplasmic adaptor subunit — MKRILMVLSLCATMFHTSCESKKEEKEEEVKFLVTSPLQRDTLVTKEYVSQIRAISHIELRALERGYLQNIYVDEGQTVKKGQLMFKIMPMLYQAEQQKAQAEANFAEIEFKNTKSLADSNVVSKNELALAKAKLDKAKAELGLATTHLGFTEIRAPFNGIMDHFQVRLGSLLDEGDLLTTLSDNSEMWVYFNVPEAEYLDYKANEATAGMLNVNLRMANNQMFPHSGTVKTIEADFNNETGNIAFRATFPNPKRLLRHGETGNILVTVPMKNALLIPQKATFEVLEKKYVYVVDKDNKIRSREIQIEAELPHIFVVKSGLKADDKILLEGLRQVKENEKIHSTFVKPDSVISNLSLYAE, encoded by the coding sequence ATGAAGAGAATTCTCATGGTCCTCAGTTTGTGTGCAACAATGTTCCACACAAGCTGTGAATCCAAAAAAGAAGAAAAGGAGGAAGAAGTTAAATTCCTCGTTACAAGCCCCCTGCAAAGAGACACATTGGTCACAAAGGAATATGTAAGCCAGATCCGGGCCATTAGCCACATTGAGCTGCGGGCATTGGAAAGAGGTTATTTACAAAACATTTATGTGGATGAAGGACAGACTGTTAAGAAGGGGCAGTTAATGTTCAAGATCATGCCGATGCTTTATCAGGCGGAACAGCAAAAAGCGCAGGCAGAGGCCAATTTTGCAGAAATTGAATTTAAAAATACCAAGTCGCTGGCCGACAGCAATGTGGTTTCCAAAAATGAACTGGCGCTGGCAAAAGCCAAACTGGACAAAGCCAAAGCAGAACTCGGACTGGCCACAACGCATTTAGGCTTTACAGAAATCCGCGCGCCATTTAATGGCATCATGGACCATTTCCAGGTGAGGCTCGGAAGTCTTCTGGACGAAGGCGATCTGCTGACAACATTATCTGATAACAGCGAAATGTGGGTTTATTTCAATGTTCCCGAAGCTGAATACCTGGATTACAAGGCAAACGAAGCCACAGCCGGCATGCTGAATGTTAACCTGCGCATGGCGAACAACCAAATGTTCCCACACTCCGGAACAGTCAAAACGATTGAAGCTGACTTCAATAACGAAACTGGTAACATCGCTTTCAGGGCCACATTCCCGAATCCGAAAAGACTGCTGAGACACGGCGAAACGGGCAACATCCTCGTTACAGTTCCTATGAAAAATGCTTTGCTGATCCCGCAAAAAGCCACTTTTGAAGTTTTGGAAAAGAAATACGTGTATGTGGTGGACAAAGACAACAAGATCCGTTCGAGGGAAATCCAGATTGAGGCCGAGCTGCCGCACATTTTTGTCGTGAAATCCGGTCTGAAAGCGGATGACAAAATCCTTCTGGAAGGTCTGCGCCAGGTGAAAGAGAACGAAAAGATCCACTCTACATTCGTGAAACCTGATTCTGTTATCTCCAATTTAAGTCTGTACGCCGAATAG